The following proteins come from a genomic window of Phycodurus eques isolate BA_2022a chromosome 9, UOR_Pequ_1.1, whole genome shotgun sequence:
- the LOC133407851 gene encoding LON peptidase N-terminal domain and RING finger protein 3-like has translation MSPSNKPAAMGTERESMLQLAAEAFQAKNFDLAAEIYECQLAALGDVASRRQELTVRRADALAYGGKFAEAFVAYRQAAEMERLRPAHLSNLVDYLTSITKLDNAGDRREGAEAGAAATACPCSGATGCGGQDFSCRICLSSLFEPVTLSCGHCFCKKCLEKDKKETEVVCKECGLSSGVAVHGYRVNVVLSNLLAKWFPRVYRAGRLRREGNGLYSEKKVQEALEKYNQAISISPTDHILFSNRSQIHSSLKHYEKALRDAEMACRLMPLWSKGHVRKAQALVSLGRSEEALREYLLCLSIEPDCRLARNEANKLLSDLLAPVTYQVPEHISDFPNILSSRGRMKNSVSAPSQLFGPGPLSLELSVTPTAPGAGRLDCSEVKVQDDSKMDHCLLHVRKRRITREECEEEQGAKGKSVAHKRLKSESAEANNLLTSAVGDILAPTDLECSLCMRLLYEPVTTPCGHTFCLQCLKRCLDHNPKCPLCKEELSEYLVQRQYCKTALMENLIARYLPCELMERQKLHDEEMAELSNLNKNVPIFVCTMAFPTVPCPLHIFEPCYRLMIRRCMETGTNCFGMCLGDDLKGFADYGCLLEIRDVTFFSDGRSVVDTIGRRRFKVIQHSERDGYNTADIEYLEDVKVEGLAVGELQSLHDTVYDQALVWVNSLKTEQKERIEGHFGPIPEKDSELQASPNGPSWCWWLLAVLPLEGRAQLPFLAITSLKDRLSGIRKVLLFMACSRHRGHAVGQRS, from the exons ATGAGCCCCTCTAACAAGCCGGCCGCCATGGGGACAGAGCGCGAGAGTATGCTGCAGCTCGCCGCAGAAGCCTTCCAGGCGAAAAACTTCGACCTGGCCGCGGAGATTTACGAGTGCCAGCTCGCGGCTCTGGGGGATGTGGCGAGCCGCCGACAGGAGCTGACGGTGAGGCGGGCGGACGCGCTCGCATACGGGGGGAAATTCGCGGAGGCTTTCGTGGCGTATCGGCAAGCCGCGGAGATGGAGCGACTGAGACCCGCGCACCTGAGCAACCTCGTAGACTATCTGACCTCCATCACCAAGCTGGACAACGCGGGTGACCGGAGAGAGGGCGCGGAGGCCGGGGCAGCGGCGACGGCATGCCCCTGCTCGGGAGCCACAGGTTGCGGGGGGCAAGACTTCTCCTGCCGCATATGTCTGAGCTCGCTGTTCGAGCCCGTCACGTTGTCGTGCGGACACTGCTTCTGTAAAAAGTGTCTGGAGAAGGACAAGAAAGAGACGGAGGTCGTATGCAAGGAGTGCGGGCTCAGCTCCGGGGTGGCCGTCCACGGCTACAGGGTCAACGTGGTCCTCAGCAACCTGCTAGCCAAATGGTTCCCGAGGGTGTACCGGGCCGGCCGGCTGAGACGGGAGGGCAACGGCCTGTACTCTGAAAAGAAGGTGCAAGAGGCTCTGGAGAAATACAACCAAGCCATCTCCATAT CACCCACGGACCACATACTGTTCAGTAACCGCTCCCAGATCCACTCCAGTCTCAAGCACTATGAAAAAGCTCTGAGAGATGCTGAGATGGCCTGCAGACTTATGCCTCTGTGGTCCAAG GGTCATGTTCGTAAGGCACAGGCTCTGGTGTCACTGGGCAGGTCTGAAGAAGCATTGAGAGAATACCTGCTATGTCTTTCTATAGAGCCTGACTGTCGACTGGCCAGGAATGAAGCAAATAAG CTTCTCAGTGACCTCTTGGCTCCTGTGACGTATCAGGTGCCTGAACACATCTCTGACTTTCCCAACATCCTGTCCTCTAGAGGACGCATGAAGAATAGTGTCAGTGCACCTTCTCAG CTCTTTGGCCCTGGCCCCCTGTCATTGGAGTTGAGTGTGACTCCAACCGCTCCTGGGGCAGGGAGGTTGGATTGCAGTGAGGTCAAAGTTCAGGACGACAGCAAGATGGACCACTGTCTTCTACACGTACGGAAGCGAAGGATCACAAGGGAGGAGTGTGAAGAGGAGCAGGGAGCAAAGGGGAAGAGTGTTGCACACAAAAGATTGAAGTCTG AGTCAGCAGAGGCGAACAATCTGTTAACTTCTGCAGTTGGTGACATTTTGGCTCCAACAGATCTGGAATGTTCTCTTTGCATGAG attGCTCTATGAGCCGGTGACGACACCGTGCGGTCACACCTTCTGTCTTCAGTGTCTCAAGAGATGTCTGGACCACAACCCGAAGTGTCCACTCTGCAAAGAAGAGCTGTCAGAG TACTTAGTCCAAAGACAATACTGCAAGACCGCATTAATGGAAAACCTCATAGCGAGGTATCTTCCGTGTGAGCTCATGGAAAGACAGAAACTCCACGACGAGGAGATGGCTGAGCTTTCCAA CCTCAACAAGAACGTGCCGATATTTGTGTGCACCATGGCCTTCCCCACTGTGCCCTGTCCACTGCATATCTTTGAGCCCTGCTACCGACTGATGATTCGCCGATGCATGGAGACGGGAACCAACTGCTTCGGCATGTGTCTCGGGGATGACCTCAAAGG GTTCGCAGACTACGGATGCCTGCTGGAGATCCGTGACGTTACGTTCTTCTCTGACGGGCGCTCAGTTGTGGACACCATCGGCAGGCGGAGATTTAAAGTCATCCAACACAGCGAGAGAGATGGATACAACACAGCCGACATCGAGTACCTGGAGGATGTCAAG GTGGAGGGCTTGGCAGTGGGGGAGCTGCAGTCTTTACATGACACAGTGTACGACCAGGCGCTGGTCTGGGTCAACTCCCTGAAAACGGAGCAGAAGGAACGTATTGAGGGGCACTTTGGACCCATACCTGAGAAAGACTCTGAACTTCAG GCCAGTCCAAATGGTCCATCCTGGTGTTGGTGGCTACTTGCTGTTCTTCCGTTAGAGGGCCGAGCCCAGCTGCCTTTCCTGGCCATCACATCTCTGAAGGACCGCCTGAGCGGCATCCGCAAAGTTCTGCTCTTCATGGCCTGCAGCAGACATCGGGGACATGCCGTGGGCCAGAGGTCATAG